The sequence CAGCGGCGCGATGCCGACGGCGAAGCCGATCGCCAGCAAGGCATACAGCGAGATACCGACGCCCATCCAGCGGCGCAGTGCCGCGCCGCTGGCACCATCGCGGGTGACCAGCAACACCTCATTGCCGCCCATACGCGCCAGTACGCCCAGCAGTACCGCGTAGTTGAGAGCCAGCGCGTATTCACCGAAGGCCTCCGGCGCCACGGCACGCGCCAGCAGCAGGCCCGCCGCGGAGGACAGGCCGCGCGCCATCAGATTGAACAGCGAGAAGATCAGCGCTTCGCTCATGACTGGCCTCCGTTGCCGACGACCAGGGCTTCATCGCTCAGGAAATAGAACTCGTAGTTGTTCAAGAAATCGTGGTCCTGATTGCCGGCCGCCACCTTCAGCGACATGAAGAACAGCGCCATCATCAGCGCACCGCTGATCAGGCTGGGCAACAGCTTGTCGCGGAAATGCTCGATCACGTCACAGATGACGAAGATGGCGAACGGCAGGAAATAATAGCTGGCACGTGCCACATGCTCACCGTAGGTGATGAACAGGGTGTAGAGCGCCACGCCGATGAACATCAGGTTGAAGGCCCAGGGGTCCAGTGACAGGCGGAAATGCTTCCACAGCACCAGAGTCCCCAGGCAGATCAACAGGTAGATGACGTAGAGCTTCTCGCCACCGCCGGAAAAATCCTCGAAATAATGCGCATAGAGGCCCAGCGCACTGAGAATGCTCTTGGCCAGCGGCCCGGACACGAAGCACAGTGGCAGCAGCCCCAGGTAGAGCCAGAACGGGTAGGCGCGGCGCAACAGCGGATAGATCACCAGCAGTGGCAGATACAGTGCCAGGGTGTAGTGGAAGCTGGTGCCGACGAGCATCAGCACCAGCGCGGGCAGCCGCATGCCGCGCTCCAGGCACGCCATCGCCAGCATGAACAGCGCAATCGCCACGTGCTGCTTCACGAACCCGAAGGCCGACAGATAGATCAGCGGCAGGCAGACGAAGAACAGCAGGCACCAGGCCAGATTGCGACGGCTCATCACCAGTGCCGAGACGAAGCACGACACGTAGAGGATGGCGGTGATGATGAAGAACAGCTGCGGCTCGCCCCAGGCCCGCGCCATGCGTGCCAGGGCAGCAGGTGCGGGCTCGAGAAAGCTCAGGTCGACCTGCCAGGTGGCCATCTGGCGGTACGAGAAGTAGTCGTACCCTGCGTCGTAACGCAATGCCATGAACGCCAGACACAGCCCACCGGCCAACCAGGCACCCACCATGCGGGTGCGCTCGTTGGCGGCCAGCGGCAGGATTGCCACCAGCAGGGCCATGAAGCCGACGTAATAGCCACTGACGGTCAGCATGCTCAGCGTGCCCCGAAGCCGGTCAGCATGGTCTTGATGGTACGGCCGACGATCAGCAGGTCGAGCCACACGGAGAAGCGCTTGATGTAGTAGAAGTCGTGCTCGAGCTTCTCGCGGGTCTCGTCGGCGTCAGAGGCATAGCCCTGAGTGACCTGCGCCCAGCCGGTGATGCCCGGGCGGACCACGTGACGGTAGTTGTAGAACGGAATCTGTTCGGCGAATTCATTCACGAACTTGACCTGCTCCGGACGCGGGCCGATCAGGCTCATCTCGCCCTTGAGCACGTTGATGAACTGCGGCAGCTCATCGATGCGGGTCTTGCGGATCACGCGACCGATACGGGTCACGCGCATGTCGTTGGCCTGGGCGAACTGGGCACCGGTCTTCTCGCTGTCGTGGCACATGCTGCGGAACTTGAACATGCGATACGGACGACCGCCCTGGCCGACACGCTCCTGGACGAAGAACACGCCGCCCGGGGAATCGAGGCGGATCAACACGGCAGTCACCAGGCAGATCGGCAGCACGAACGGTGCCACGGCGAGCACGGCCAGCATGTCGAACAGACGCTTGAACAGCTCATATTCACTGTTGGGGGCCAGCTGACCGAAACTGTTCTCACGCACCTGATCGAGCTCGACACGCCCGGTCAGCGACTCGCGGACTTCGCTGGCGTCATAGACCGGAATGCGATGCAGCACGCAGTTGGCCAGGAAACGCTGCCATTCTGCCGGCATCTCGGCTTCCAGGTCGGCAACCACACCGTTGTAGCGCTCTTCGCCCAGGTTCGGCGCACGCATCAGGTTCCAGCGTGCCCCACGGGTGGTGAACAGGCTGCGATAGTCACCGAAGGGCACCACGGCCAGCTTGCGGATGCGGGTGCGCTGCTCGGCCCAGAAGCCGATGGAGCAGATCAGCATCGCCGCCAGCCACGAGCTGCCGAGCACGATGCGGCTGAAGCGCAGATCCAGCGCGATCAGCACGCTCATCGCCAGCAGATAGCTGATGGTGATGGCCGGCAGCACGTAGGCGAAGGCCTTGGCGCCGGGGTAGCGCGACATGTGACGAATCGCCTGCAATGCGAGCAGGAAGCCGCCGCTGGCGGCGATGACACTGTGCATGCGCATCTCGCTGACCCACGGGCGCAGGCCATTGATCAGCAGCAGCGGGACACCCACTGCCAGAATCAGACCGACGATGGCCTGACACAGCGAGTTGAACATCAGTCGCTCGTACATGCGGGAGTGGCGCTGACGCCCTTCCAGCCCGGAGCTTGCATGGTTCGTCGTGGTATTCATATGCCGTTACCCCCTTGGCTTGCGTTCGTGTTGTGGTTCCGTTCATCACGCTCGGAGCCGCTGGTGTCGTCGCTCGACAGCGTGCTACCCGATGCTTCACCCGTACCGCCTCGGCTCTCGCCTCGACTGCCGATCCCCACTGCCAACGAGGCACGCAGTCTCAGACATCGGGTTCGCGGGCTCTAATGCAAGTGGCCGCTAACCCTTGGCGCCACTCTGGTACTGATAATCGTGATAGCTGTAGCCGTAGCTGTAGGTCGTGGTGGCCTTGCGCTCGACGGCATTGAGAATCGCGCCATCGACATGCACGCCACTGGAGGCGAAGCGCTCCAGCGCCGCTTCGATTTCCTTGGGCGAGTTATGCATGAAGCGCGTCACCATCACGCTGACCCCGCACTGCTTGCCGACGATGGCGGCATCGGTAACCGCCAGGATCGGCGGCGTATCGACGATGACCATGTCGAAGTTCGCACTGGCCCAGTCGAGGAAATCGCTGAAGCGTGACTGCAGCAGCAGCTCCGACGGGTTGGAGGGCGAGGTGCCGCGCGCCACGTAGCACAGGTTGCTCGGCGCGCCATTGGCGGCCGCCCCTTCGCCAAGCGCCGCAGCGGCGGCCTCGGACATCGCCAGACTCGGATCGGTGATGTGACGCACGATGCTGTCGCGGTCGGCCTTGCCGAGCAGGAAGTCGCTCAGGCCCGGCGCGGCGTCGCTGGGCGAGACGCCCGCCATGCTCTGATGGACATGACCACGGCGCATGTCGGCATCGATGACCAGCACCCGGTTGCCGGCCTGGGCACAGACGGCGGCCAGGTTGGCAGACACGAAGCTCTTGCCGATGCCCGGGCTCGGGCCACAGATCATCAGGCGATTGTCGGGGGCTTCCATCATCGCGAAGTGCAGGCTGGTGCGCAGGCCGCGCAGACCCTCGATGGAGAGATCCGCCGGGTTGCGGATCGCCAGCAGCCCCGGCGCGACGTTGTCATTGGCCGCTGTGGCGACGCCACGACCGGTGAAGCGCTTGAAGCCACGCGCCAGACGACGGTTGAGGCGTGCCTGCTCCTCGGAGAGCGGCAGGGTCGCGTGGACATTGAGCCCCAGGTCGGAAAGCTCCGACGGCGTCTCGATACCGCGATGCAGCATGGAGCGCAGCAGCACGAAGACCACCCCGAGCATGCCGCCCAGCAGGGTCGCGATCACCACGATCATCGCCTTGCGCGGGCTGATCGGATGCGGCTGAGCAACGGCCTCGTCCAGTATGCGGATATTGCCGATGGTGCTGGCCTGGGCGATGTTCATTTCCTGGGTCTTGTTGAGCAGCTGCACGTAGATCTGCTGATTGACCTCGACTTCACGCTCCAGACGCAGGATTTCCTGCTGGGTGTCCGGCAGATCACCGACCTGCTTCTCCAGCTCCTTGCGGGTCTGCTGCAGGTCCGCACGCTTCTTGCGCAGTGCCACGTAGTTGGGGTGACTGGGGTTGAACTTGCCGGACAGCTCCGCTTCTTCCAGCTGGGTCTCGTTGATCTGGTTGTCGATATTGACCAGTTGCTCGAGCACCGACTTGGTCTCGAGATCCAGATTCACGCTATCGCTCTTGCCGCGATAGGCATTGAGACGGTTCTCGGCCACTTCGAGACGCTCACGCACCGTCGGCACCTGCTTCTTGAGAAACTCGAGCGACTTCTCGGCTTCGGCGGACTGACGTTCGATGTTCTGCTGCTTGTAGGTATCGGTGATGCGCTGCAGGGTCTGCTGGGTGCGCAGCGGGTCTTCGCCGACCAACGCCAGACCCAGCACCCCGGTTTCCTTGCCCATCTCGGCCACCGCGAAGCGCGAACGCAGCGCATTGGTCGCTTCCAGGGTCGACTGATGCATCAACGTGAATTCAGCACCTCTGGCCGCGTCCAGTGCACTGACCTTGAGCGTCACCTCGCCCAGCGGGCCATCGAAACGTGAGGTATCGCCGACCACACCGGTGCCCAGCGCATCGCCGTCGTACTGCAATTCGTACTCACCGCCCTCTCCCAGCGACACGAGCGTCAGCGGCACGTCATCCCAGGCCGCCGGCACTTCGAGGCTTGCCACGTCGATCGACTCGCCGGCCCAGACCATGCTGGACCCGGCAAGCCAGCTCGGACGCGTGAATTCGTGGGT comes from bacterium Scap17 and encodes:
- a CDS encoding EpsG family protein, yielding MLTVSGYYVGFMALLVAILPLAANERTRMVGAWLAGGLCLAFMALRYDAGYDYFSYRQMATWQVDLSFLEPAPAALARMARAWGEPQLFFIITAILYVSCFVSALVMSRRNLAWCLLFFVCLPLIYLSAFGFVKQHVAIALFMLAMACLERGMRLPALVLMLVGTSFHYTLALYLPLLVIYPLLRRAYPFWLYLGLLPLCFVSGPLAKSILSALGLYAHYFEDFSGGGEKLYVIYLLICLGTLVLWKHFRLSLDPWAFNLMFIGVALYTLFITYGEHVARASYYFLPFAIFVICDVIEHFRDKLLPSLISGALMMALFFMSLKVAAGNQDHDFLNNYEFYFLSDEALVVGNGGQS
- a CDS encoding sugar transferase, which translates into the protein MYERLMFNSLCQAIVGLILAVGVPLLLINGLRPWVSEMRMHSVIAASGGFLLALQAIRHMSRYPGAKAFAYVLPAITISYLLAMSVLIALDLRFSRIVLGSSWLAAMLICSIGFWAEQRTRIRKLAVVPFGDYRSLFTTRGARWNLMRAPNLGEERYNGVVADLEAEMPAEWQRFLANCVLHRIPVYDASEVRESLTGRVELDQVRENSFGQLAPNSEYELFKRLFDMLAVLAVAPFVLPICLVTAVLIRLDSPGGVFFVQERVGQGGRPYRMFKFRSMCHDSEKTGAQFAQANDMRVTRIGRVIRKTRIDELPQFINVLKGEMSLIGPRPEQVKFVNEFAEQIPFYNYRHVVRPGITGWAQVTQGYASDADETREKLEHDFYYIKRFSVWLDLLIVGRTIKTMLTGFGAR
- a CDS encoding AAA family ATPase, producing the protein MSNRNSHTTRQASASESSSVPARTSLDLGRMLGQLYDSRLTLALITGTFTVLAVLYALLATPIYKADALVQVEEGGGNMNPLRDVSSLLRGEAPPSESEIQIITSRLVLGETVKKEQLDLVVKPYQYPLIGTFLRTHEFTRPSWLAGSSMVWAGESIDVASLEVPAAWDDVPLTLVSLGEGGEYELQYDGDALGTGVVGDTSRFDGPLGEVTLKVSALDAARGAEFTLMHQSTLEATNALRSRFAVAEMGKETGVLGLALVGEDPLRTQQTLQRITDTYKQQNIERQSAEAEKSLEFLKKQVPTVRERLEVAENRLNAYRGKSDSVNLDLETKSVLEQLVNIDNQINETQLEEAELSGKFNPSHPNYVALRKKRADLQQTRKELEKQVGDLPDTQQEILRLEREVEVNQQIYVQLLNKTQEMNIAQASTIGNIRILDEAVAQPHPISPRKAMIVVIATLLGGMLGVVFVLLRSMLHRGIETPSELSDLGLNVHATLPLSEEQARLNRRLARGFKRFTGRGVATAANDNVAPGLLAIRNPADLSIEGLRGLRTSLHFAMMEAPDNRLMICGPSPGIGKSFVSANLAAVCAQAGNRVLVIDADMRRGHVHQSMAGVSPSDAAPGLSDFLLGKADRDSIVRHITDPSLAMSEAAAAALGEGAAANGAPSNLCYVARGTSPSNPSELLLQSRFSDFLDWASANFDMVIVDTPPILAVTDAAIVGKQCGVSVMVTRFMHNSPKEIEAALERFASSGVHVDGAILNAVERKATTTYSYGYSYHDYQYQSGAKG